The Aspergillus nidulans FGSC A4 chromosome VII nucleotide sequence CGCAGACCGCCGCCTCATGGGGTGTTGCTCCCGGCATCGCCTGCGGTTTCTCGGCCATCATCTTCGGTACCCTCAAGTACGCCGTCCTCGAGCGTGAGGATCCTTTCAAGTGGGGTCTGCGTCTGATCCCCTGGTACATCGCCTTGACTGGTGGGATACTCGCCCTGTTTATCACGATCGAAGCGCCCACCGCCCCTTCTCTCGAGGAATTCGGCGCCGGAAAGGCTGTCGGTATCATCCTCGGCTGTTTCTTCGGTTGTCTTTTCGTCGGCTACGTCTTCTTCATGCCCTActtccaccgccgcctcGTCAGGCGTGACGCCCGCGTTCGCTTCTACCATATCCCACTTGGACCCCTCCTCTGGACTGAAAACCCGCCTCTCTATTTCCCTCGTGAGGGTGAATGGGCCATTACAAACCACTACGAGGATGCATACGGTGAGGTCCGCGCAGGCGGACAACAGACTATCACCGCCGCTGTGGCCGGCAGCGTCCTTCCTCCTGCGGACGGAAAAGAAGCCAGGGACACAGACATTGAGCGCCAGCCCGACTCGCTTGCTTCAAGTCCCGAAATCGCACCCAAAAAGCGTATCATTGAGCCTGAAGAACGCTTCCTCGACCCCGTCCGTGATCTCTCTTGGGGTAACCCCCGGAAGTGGCTTGGCTACATCAAATACGCCTTCCTGCAGGGTGTGACCCGCGACGTGATCACGCAcgattcccagctcctccgcgacATTCATGCCCGTGCCCGTCGCTACGACGACCGCGTCGAACACATGTGGACATACTGCCAGGTTGTCTCCGCCATGATGATGTCCATCGCCCACGGATCGAACGATGTTGCCAACGCCGTGGGTCCATGGGCTGGAAGCTACCACACCTTCAACTCCGGCTCAGTGGAAACAGAAGCCAGCACACCAGTGTGGTTCCTCGTTATTGCTGGTTTGCTCCTTGGTGGCGGATTCTGGTTCTACGGGTACCATATCATGAGGGCGCTTGGCAACAAGATCACCCAGATGTCTCCAACGCGCGGGTTCGCGACGGAGCTGGGTGCGGCCACGACGGTATTGCTTGCGTCGCGTTTGGGATTGCCCGTCTCGACAACACAGTGCCTCACTGGCGCTGCGATCGGTGTTGCCCTAATGAACTATGACCTTGCGGCGGTCAATTGGCGTCAGATTGCATTTATCTTCTCGGGCTGGGTGCTTACCCTGCCTTGCGCCGGCCTTATTGCTGGTCTACTTTGTGTAATGGCGTTGAATGCGCCGCATTTCTAGTTTTGCGTTGCGGATTGTGCAACTGTCTCTTTTGTATGATTGGTAACTGGAGAGATTGTTTGGGGCCCGTTAGACTATACCCGTATAATGTTAACTACTCTTCTTGACACTTTGCCAGTGCTTTTCAGTAATAACTCGCCTACTTTTAACCCAGCGTAGATAGGTCTATGCCGGTATACCTTATCCCCAGGCCTGCCTTGGTCCCATTCGAGCTGGACATGCACTAGAGCCTAGACGTTGCAACGCTCCTACAAGCATTCATGGCTTTCCGTCTCACCCAAATCCTATACTGTACTCCTTCGCTTATATTTTCTTCCTGATATGGCAACCCAGATCTTCCAGTCCAAGATACTACGTCTCTTGCGCTTCGCTTCTGTCCTGTCTCCCAACATCCTTCAACCACGTTCGAAAGGGAGTAGCCTAATACTTTACATGCTCATCAATTCAGTTTGCTTTAcgctctcttccagagtccTGAAAAGCAATATCTTAGCAATTTC carries:
- a CDS encoding uncharacterized protein (transcript_id=CADANIAT00007902), translated to MPHPLTAKYDWILAITSMAFVFSAASNGANDVANAYATSVAARTLKMWHVGILAAITEFVGAVALGNRVTDTIKSGIITPDRFIGNPGTYMLAMGCAEVGSAAWLTTATFLGWPVSTTQSIIGALVGVGFATQADITWEWTSGSVSQTAASWGVAPGIACGFSAIIFGTLKYAVLEREDPFKWGLRLIPWYIALTGGILALFITIEAPTAPSLEEFGAGKAVGIILGCFFGCLFVGYVFFMPYFHRRLVRRDARVRFYHIPLGPLLWTENPPLYFPREGEWAITNHYEDAYGEVRAGGQQTITAAVAGSVLPPADGKEARDTDIERQPDSLASSPEIAPKKRIIEPEERFLDPVRDLSWGNPRKWLGYIKYAFLQGVTRDVITHDSQLLRDIHARARRYDDRVEHMWTYCQVVSAMMMSIAHGSNDVANAVGPWAGSYHTFNSGSVETEASTPVWFLVIAGLLLGGGFWFYGYHIMRALGNKITQMSPTRGFATELGAATTVLLASRLGLPVSTTQCLTGAAIGVALMNYDLAAVNWRQIAFIFSGWVLTLPCAGLIAGLLCVMALNAPHF